The genomic interval CCATAGCCCGGCGCGCTAGGGTGGTATTTAACGGAGGCAAAGCGATCGCGCGATCGCGGAATACCTCCACCAACTGACCGCCACTGCCAAACACCAGAACCGGACCAAACTGCGGGTCAATGCTGCTACCCACAATCAACTCGTAACCGCCGTCCAAATCCAGCATGGGTTGGACGCTCACCCCTTGAAAATGCTCTGCGCCGGCTTTCTCCGCCACATTGTTCTGAATCGTCCGGTACGCCCAACGCACCGCTTCTGCATCTTTTAAATTCAACTGTACGCCCCCCACATCAGTTTTGTGGGTGACCGTTTCCGAAAACAGCTTCACCACCACCGGATAGCCTACAGAATCCGCCAGTTCCACCGCTTCGGCTTCGGTTTTGGCAGTACCGGTTTTCACAATAGGAATTTGATACGCCGCCAACACCTGTTTGGACTCTACTTCCGTTAAAATCGTGCGACCGGCTTGGCGCGCCGTTTCGAGAATCTCTTTAACCGCCACGCGATCGTACTCTTCTTCTTGCGTAGCCGGCAACGTCGGCGTTTCGTAAATCCCCGCCAAATTGTAACTGTACTGCCACATAATATTAAACAACCGCGCCGCCGCATCGGGATAGCGGTAGGTAGCGATTCTGGCACGATTGAGAATGGCTTCGCCGGTGGTCACTTCATCGCCACCCATCCAGCTAGCCAAAATCGGTTTTTCAGCAGTTTGGGCGCTGGATTTTAACTGTTCGGCAGTCTCCGTAGGATTGGTCATAGCTTGGGGGGTCAAAATCACCAAAACCCCATCATTGCCCGGGTCGTTGCTGACAATTTCCCAAGTTTTGGCATACCGCTGCGGGTCGGCATCGCCGAGAATATCGATAGGATTGCCGTGACTCCAGTGGGCAGGCAGCACTTCGTTGAGTTGGGAAATGGTTGCCTCCGAAAGGCTAGCTAACTGACCGCCGGTATCCACCAAAGCATCCGTTGCCAAAACGCCGGGTCCGCCAGCATTGGTAATAATCGACAATCGCGGTCCTTTGGGCAATCGCGCTTGCTTGGAAAGCACTTCCGCCAAATCGAACAATTCAGAAATGCGATCGACTCGAATCACGCCGCAGCGGCGGAAAGCAGCATCCAAGACATCGTTGCTGCCGGTCAGCGAACCCGTGTGGGAAGCAGAGGCTTGGGCAGCTTCTGCGGTTTTGCCGGCTTTGATGACGATAATGGGCTTGGTCATCGCCACTTCCCGCGCCGCAGATAGAAAAGAGCGGGCGTTGCCGATGGATTCCATGTAAATCACAATGCTCTTGGTATTGGGATCGTCGCCCAGGTAGTAAATTAAATCTCCCCAATCCACATCCAACATGGAACCAATGGAAACAAAGGCGCTAAACCCGACGTTTTCCGAAAAACTCCAGTCCAAAACCGCCGTACAGAAAGCACCGCTTTGGCTGATAAACCCAACATTTCCCGGACGAGCAATAGTACTGGCAAAGGTGGCATTCAACCCTTGGATGGGATTCATGACCCCCAGGCAGTTGGGACCAATAATCCGCATCTTGCCCCGGGCGGTTTCCATAATTTGCCGTTCCAGTTCGATGCCCTCTGCACCGATTTCTTTAAAGCCAGCGGAAATAATAATCGCGCCTTGAACGCCGGCTTCCACACATTGGCGAACAATATCGACAACGGTGGCGGCAGGTGTGGCAATGATGGCCAAATCGACCGGTTGCGGAGTTTCTTTAATACTGGGATAAGCGGGAATGCCCAGAACGCTGGAACGTTTGGGGTTGACGGGGAAAATCGTCCCGCCAAAGGGATGGCTAATGAGGTTCCAAAGTAACGTACGACCAACGCTGCCCGGTCTCTCGCTGGCCCCAATTACGGCTACGGTATTCGGTGCGAAGATAGAACTGAGAGGTTGCCGTTCCGCACGCAGAATATCGTAAGCTGGGTCGGTTGTTCTCTGTAGGTTTTGCGTCATGGTGGCTGCTACCTTGCAATGACTTCTCTGGCGTCGGGATAGGTGGGCATGATTTGCCCAATTTCCATTGTCTCGTTTCGCAATGGATCCCCTCTACTTTATTGGTCATTTTTAATTTTTGATGGCGATACAGTTGTTTTTTGTTGTGTAGAACACAACCGCTTCTCGAGCAG from Geitlerinema sp. PCC 9228 carries:
- a CDS encoding bifunctional acetate--CoA ligase family protein/GNAT family N-acetyltransferase — its product is MTQNLQRTTDPAYDILRAERQPLSSIFAPNTVAVIGASERPGSVGRTLLWNLISHPFGGTIFPVNPKRSSVLGIPAYPSIKETPQPVDLAIIATPAATVVDIVRQCVEAGVQGAIIISAGFKEIGAEGIELERQIMETARGKMRIIGPNCLGVMNPIQGLNATFASTIARPGNVGFISQSGAFCTAVLDWSFSENVGFSAFVSIGSMLDVDWGDLIYYLGDDPNTKSIVIYMESIGNARSFLSAAREVAMTKPIIVIKAGKTAEAAQASASHTGSLTGSNDVLDAAFRRCGVIRVDRISELFDLAEVLSKQARLPKGPRLSIITNAGGPGVLATDALVDTGGQLASLSEATISQLNEVLPAHWSHGNPIDILGDADPQRYAKTWEIVSNDPGNDGVLVILTPQAMTNPTETAEQLKSSAQTAEKPILASWMGGDEVTTGEAILNRARIATYRYPDAAARLFNIMWQYSYNLAGIYETPTLPATQEEEYDRVAVKEILETARQAGRTILTEVESKQVLAAYQIPIVKTGTAKTEAEAVELADSVGYPVVVKLFSETVTHKTDVGGVQLNLKDAEAVRWAYRTIQNNVAEKAGAEHFQGVSVQPMLDLDGGYELIVGSSIDPQFGPVLVFGSGGQLVEVFRDRAIALPPLNTTLARRAMEQTQIYKALQGIRGRHSVDLKALEQILVNFSRLVVENPWIQEIDINPLLASSDRLVSLDARVVVFDRNTSEEKLPTPAIRPYPLQYVQTWQLRDETPVTIRPIRPEDEPLMVKFHESLSQESVYLRYFNLMKLSRRIAHERLTRICFIDYDREMALVAERQHPDRGEREILAVARLSKLHGVPSAEFAMLVSDAYQRQGLGTELLKRLVQVGKEENLRHIQAEVLAENYAMQRVCEKVGFQLHRGGELVRVELNL